From the genome of Coriobacteriia bacterium:
TGCAAGACGTGCGGACCCTCGGTCGGGAACATGCGAAGCGCCTTGCGCGAGTGCTTGTAGCTGCAGTGCTCGCTCCACATGAGCGAGTACATGTAGAGCTCGGTGATCGTCGGTGTGCGGCCCAGAATCTCGACGACGTGGTCGTACTCAGAGGGCTTGAGACCCAGCTCCACGGCGAGCTTCGGCGCGAGTTCGGGCGAGAGATCGGCGACGACGGTCACAGCGGTGACCCCTTTCGAACGGTGAGGAGAGCGTGAACGAACGCGCCCATTGTAAGCGAATACCTGGCGCGAGCGACGGGCGTCACTGGATGATGAGCGCGCCGGTATCCCGCTACTTCACCTGCAGGTAGTCGTAGTTCTTCGACCAGCTCGCGGCGTGTCCTGAATCGGCGTGGTAAGCGCGCATGCGCCAGCGGCCGGCCTTGGTGAGCCGCAGCGAAACGCGGTACCTCGAGTAGGTGGCATGGTTCGCACAGGTAGCGTTCTTGTAGCCATAAGCCTTCCAGCGGCCCTTCTCCAAGCGCCACAGGTAGACGCGCACGGGCTTGGAGCCGACCGCGTGACGCGGCTTGAGCGTGCCGCTCACCGTGATCGGCTTGCCCACCTTGGCCTTGGGCGGCGCGACCGGGGTGCCCACGAACGCGCGCGGCAACACCCATGCGCCCGGGCCCACGACGCCCGGCACCCCTTCGCCGGGCAGCGAACGCACGCGATAGATGGCGCGAACACCCGGAACTACGGTGATACTGAACCCTCCGTCAGCCGCGGTCGCGACCGGAGCCGAGCAATCAGAGAAACCCACGCCGTCAGAGGAGGACTGCGCCACGACGCGTGCGCCCGCTATCGGGCCCGCCTCGGCGCTCAGGCGGCCTTCGAGCACGAACGGATCACCCCAGGCCGGCAGTACGCGTGATGTCGTGAGCATCTCGATCCAGGCCGGGCCGGTGACGGTGAAGGTGTGGACCACCGAGGCGCTCCGGTTACCGGCCACGTCGATCGCCCACGCGGTGATGGTGTGCGGGCCGGGAACCTCGTAGGCCACGAGCGCCTCTGACACCGGCAGCGTGGCTGTGGGCTCTTGGCCGATGCGCCACCCGACCGCCGAGACGCCCGAGAGGGTGTCGGCTCCCCAAAGGCGCAGGCGCGCCAGGTAGCTCACCGTGCTCGAGTCGGCGATGGTGAGGGTCGGCGCTGTCAGGTCGATGCGCACGATGGCGGTCTCGGTCGCACAGCGGTTGCCCGCACCGTCAATCGCACTGTAGGCGAGCGTCGAGGTGCCCTGCTCGGAGATGATCACGGTACTCGCCGATCCCGCGGACTGCCCGGCGAGCGGGGGCCCGGACGGCCCGGTGACCAGCCACTCGATGCGGGCGATGCCCGAACCGTCGTCCGTGGCGCGCAGGCGCACCGTCACAGGCGCCGCCCGCCACACGCCCGGGGCGTCGTCTGAGACGCTCGGTGCGGTGGTGTCGGGGACGACCGGGGCGGCGATGTGGACGGTGGTGGAGTGCGGATCCTCGGTGTTGCCGGCCGTGTCGACCGACCAGAAGCTCACGGTCGTGGTGCCCACGGTGCTCACGGCGAACGGGCCGCCGTAGATCGAGGCGGGGCCGGTCCCGATGCGGAACCACGTGCTCGCGACACCAGAGCGCGTGTCGGAAGGTGTGAGGGTCACGAGGACCGGGGCGCCGGGGGCGCCGGGAACGTGTGCGGCTGTCGTGTGTGGCGCGCTCTTGTCGATGCGCACTACAGCGGTCTCGGTCGCGCAGCGGTTGCCGGCGACGTCGATGGCCGAGTACTCGATGGTGGTGGTGCCCTCGGCGCTGATCGCGACCTTCGCGGGGCTGCTCGCCGAGGAACCCGCACCTGCGCTCGCACCTGAGAGGGCCCAGTCGATGCTCGCGATGCCACTGCGCGCATCAGAGGCGGTGATGGTCACGGTGACGTCGCCCGTCTGCCAGCCGCCCGGCGCGTCGTCTGAGACGGTGGGGGCATCGGTGTCCACGGTCACGAAGGCGGACTTGGCAGTCGGGTTACCGGCCAGGTCGCTGCACCACGCCATGATGAGGTGATCGCCTGAAGCGCCTGGCGAGAACGAGCCGCCGGTATAGAGCTGGGGCGCGCCTCCGTCGACGGTGTAGAAGACCGGACCGACACCGGATACCGCATCCGATGCCTCGATCGAGACCGAGGAGGGCGAGGCGGTGATCGCGAGCCCCGGCGCGCTCTTGTCGAGCCGCACGGTCGCGGTCTCGGTCGCGCAGCGGTTGCCGGCCACATCAGCGGCCGAGTACTCGATGGTGGTGGTGCCCTCGTCGGTGAGTGCGACGGTCGCGATGCCGGCAGAAGGATGCGTCACGGTGGGTGTGCCCCCGCCGGTGACGAGGACGTCGGTACCCGCGACGCCGGAGAGCGCGTCGGTCGCCTCCACCGTCACCGTGACGTCATGCGCACGCCAGCCGCCCGGAGCGTCGTCTGAGACAGCCGGCAGACCGGTGTCGACGAGGATCGGCCCGAAGTGGGTGCCGGCAGACCACAAGCCGACCGCATCGGCTGTAGCGACGTTGACGTAGAGCGGCACACCCGGAGTGGCGGCAAACGTGAACGCCGAGGTGCCGGCCGAATGCGTGACGATGGGCAGCGGGTACCCGGTCGTGCCGGTCGAGACCGAGATCGCGAAGCCGGCGACGGGCGCGACGGTGCCCGTCGCACTGCTGATGTCCACCGTGACCGTGGCGCTCTTGGACCAGACGCCCTGCGTGTGGGTCAAACTCGTCAGCGTCGGGTCCACCGGCGCGACCGGACCGGCCAAGTCCACGTACTCGTGGGCTCCCATGTCAAAGCCCGCTCCCCGTGGCCGCCAGACGCCGAGCTTGTCTGCTGCCGGCGCGGCCGTGGAGGTCGCCACATCAATGCACGGAGAGCCGGCCTTCAGTCGGAAGTCGCCCGCCGAGGTCGCGACGAAGCTCGGTGCGACCGAGATGTTGCCGGTACCCGCGTCCCCGTCCTCGATGTCCGAGTAGGTCGCCGAACAGCCGAGGAGGTCGTCTCCGTTGCCCCACACGATGCTGTTCGTGATGGCCGGCACGGAAAGGGCGCAGTAGATGCCGCCGCCGGTGGTCGCGGAGTTGCCCGTGATGGTGCTGTTCGTGATGGTCGGAGCGGACCCGTCGCCAAAGATGAAAATGCCGCCGCCGCCGCCGTTGCCGCCGGAGTAGCCGGGGGCGGAGTTGCCGGAGATGGTGTTGTTCGTGATCGCTGGCGAGGAGTAGGAGGAGTAGATGCCGCCGCCGTAGGTGGCGCTGAAGTTGTCGGTGATGGTGTTGTTCGTGATCGCCGGCGAGGAGGATTCGCAGCAGTAGATGCCGCCGCCTGCGCCGAAGCGGAAGTTCTTGGAGTTGAAGGCGGAGTTGCCGGAGATGGTGTTGTTCGTGATCGCTGGCGAGGAGAGGAGGCCGCCGCACCAGATGCCGGCGCCGTATTGTGTGGCGGAGTTGCCGGACATGGTGTTGTTTGTGATCGCCGGCGAGGAGGAGAGACAGTAGATGCCGCCGCCGTAGCTGGCGGAGTTGCTGGTGATGATGTTGTTCGTGATCGCCGGCGAGCCGGGGTCGCAGGAGATGCCGCCGCCGAAGTTGGCGGAGTTGCGGGTGATGATGTTGTTCGTGATCGCCGGCGAGGAGGAGAGACAGTAAATGCCGCCGCCGTTGGCGGGGATGCCGGAGACGGAGTTGCCGGAGATGGTGTTGTTCGTGATCGCTGGCGAGGAGGAGAGACAGTAAATGCCGCCGCCGCCGCCGCCGTCGCCGAAGGCGAAGCCGGAGGCGGAGTTGCCGGAGATGGTGTTGTTCGTGATCGCTGGCGAGGAGGAGAGACAGTAAATGCCGCCGCCGTAGTCGGTGGAGTTGCCGGAGATGTTGTTCTCAGAGATCGTCGGCGAGGAGTCGAAGCAGTAGATGCCGCCGCCGCCGTTGGTGGCGGAGTTGCCGGAGATGGTGTTGTTCGTGATCGCTGGCGAGGAGGAGCGACAGTAGATGCCGCCGCCGTAGGTGGCGGAACCGCCTGTGATCGTGAATCCGTCGATGCTCTCACCGGTGCCGGTGCTGCTCACCGTCACGACCGAGCCTGTGCCGGTGCCCTTGAGCGTCGTCGACGCGGCGCCGGCGCCGTGGATCGACACACCGTCCTTCATCGTGATGTTTCCGCAGAAGGTCCCCGGCCCCACGTTGACGTCATCGCCTGCCGCCGCGGAATCGATAGCGTGCTGGACGGTGGCGAACGGCATGAGCGGCGAGCCGTCCCCAAGCGTGTCGCTCCCGAACTGCGACACAAAGACAGGTGCCGCCTGCGCGGTCAACGGGAACGCGAGTACGGATGCGAACAGAACGAGCGCTACGAGCACGAAGCGGCGCATGGGATTCCCCTCCGAAACCATGGTTGCATGCCATCCGGCACCTGATGCTGATGCGGTGCGACATCGCCGCGCAGCCAGCATAACCCAACGCGAGCGCACGAGCGGACGCCGAGACGGCACAGACGCCCGCCTCCCTGGGCTGCGACGGCGACCCCTGTCGAAAGGCGAGGTTGACTTGTAGGAATGCGCCCATGCCACGCGAACACGTGGGCGAGCGGCGTGTGTCACGTGATGATCAGCGCGCCGGGATACGCACCGTGTGCACAGGCGTCCGCGCTCACGAGCGTCGCACCGAGCAGACTCGCGCACGCCGGCGCGAGCGCGTCGTAGAACGAGCAGCCCAGGGCGGCGCACTGGGTGGCGGCCTCGGCGATGACTTGGTCTTCGAGCGGAACGATCGTGATGCCCGACGCTTTCATATCCTCCCACGCCTCGGGAATCGCCCGATGGGTGAATTCGCGCCGCACGACGGACAGCACCTCGTGCACGAAATGCGTCGGCGCAACGAGCAGAATCTCTCCGTCCATTGCCCTGCGATACAGGACACGCGAGGCGTCCGAGCCGGGTTCGTCCATGAACCACTTCACCCCGATGGACGCATCGAGTGCGAAGGCTTCCCGCGAACTCACTCCCGCTCCCCGTCGTGCGCGTACCTGAGCGGGGCGGAGTCGTCCGTCTCTCTGATCTCCCTGAGAATCTCGAGGCTCGGGCGGTCGTCGTTGATCGGATAGCGCAGGTGGAACGTCCGCATGCTTTCGAGCGCGGCGAGTCCCCGGGCCCTGCGCGCATCGCGCTCACGCTCGTCTGCGGTCTTGCCCAGGTACGTCGCGAGCGACTCCTGCACGAGTTCGCTGCGGGGCACGCCGGCAGCATCGGCCTCAGCGTCGAGACGCGCCAGCAACTCGTCGGGCAGCGATATGGTCACACGGGCGGTCACGACGCCTCCTCGTTCGCACGGCAGAACGGTTCATACTCAGGTTCATACTATCAGTATGATTCCCGCACCCTCGCGCCGTCAAACGCTGACGGCATCTGACGAGAGTATGATGCGGGCATGTCCTCCTCACCGCTCATCCATCGCCTTGCACGAATCACCCTCGCGGTGGCGCTCGTGGCCGGCGCACTCGCGACACCCGCGACCGCCAACGCGGCCCCCCGGTTCAACCCGCTCGACATCATCAGCTACGAGGTGTGGCGCGATGTCGACTCGATGTCCGAGGCGCAGATCCAGCGCTTCCTCGCAAGGCAGCCGGGGGTGCTCGACACCTACGTCGCCGCCGACCATCAGGGCGTCCGCAAACGCGCCTCGCGCATCATCTACGAGGCGGCTCAGGCGTGGGACCTCAACCCGAAGGTCATCCTCGCCACGCTCCAGAAGGAGCAGAGTCTGCTCGCGATGCGCTCGCCGGGGTCGAAGCGGCTCAACGAGGCGATGGGGTGCGGCATCTTCCCGGGCAGCACCGAGCGCTTCCCGGGCTTCGGCAATCAGGTGTGGCACGGCACGCGGAAGCTGTCGACCTACGAGACCGACTTCGCCTGGCGTCCGGGGCTGAAGAAGGAAGTCACCGTGCGCGGTGCCGGTGGCGGCCGGCTCGCGACGATAACGCCTCGCAACGCGTGC
Proteins encoded in this window:
- a CDS encoding right-handed parallel beta-helix repeat-containing protein; the protein is MRRFVLVALVLFASVLAFPLTAQAAPVFVSQFGSDTLGDGSPLMPFATVQHAIDSAAAGDDVNVGPGTFCGNITMKDGVSIHGAGAASTTLKGTGTGSVVTVSSTGTGESIDGFTITGGSATYGGGIYCRSSSPAITNNTISGNSATNGGGGIYCFDSSPTISENNISGNSTDYGGGIYCLSSSPAITNNTISGNSASGFAFGDGGGGGGIYCLSSSPAITNNTISGNSVSGIPANGGGIYCLSSSPAITNNIITRNSANFGGGISCDPGSPAITNNIITSNSASYGGGIYCLSSSPAITNNTMSGNSATQYGAGIWCGGLLSSPAITNNTISGNSAFNSKNFRFGAGGGIYCCESSSPAITNNTITDNFSATYGGGIYSSYSSPAITNNTISGNSAPGYSGGNGGGGGIFIFGDGSAPTITNSTITGNSATTGGGIYCALSVPAITNSIVWGNGDDLLGCSATYSDIEDGDAGTGNISVAPSFVATSAGDFRLKAGSPCIDVATSTAAPAADKLGVWRPRGAGFDMGAHEYVDLAGPVAPVDPTLTSLTHTQGVWSKSATVTVDISSATGTVAPVAGFAISVSTGTTGYPLPIVTHSAGTSAFTFAATPGVPLYVNVATADAVGLWSAGTHFGPILVDTGLPAVSDDAPGGWRAHDVTVTVEATDALSGVAGTDVLVTGGGTPTVTHPSAGIATVALTDEGTTTIEYSAADVAGNRCATETATVRLDKSAPGLAITASPSSVSIEASDAVSGVGPVFYTVDGGAPQLYTGGSFSPGASGDHLIMAWCSDLAGNPTAKSAFVTVDTDAPTVSDDAPGGWQTGDVTVTITASDARSGIASIDWALSGASAGAGSSASSPAKVAISAEGTTTIEYSAIDVAGNRCATETAVVRIDKSAPHTTAAHVPGAPGAPVLVTLTPSDTRSGVASTWFRIGTGPASIYGGPFAVSTVGTTTVSFWSVDTAGNTEDPHSTTVHIAAPVVPDTTAPSVSDDAPGVWRAAPVTVRLRATDDGSGIARIEWLVTGPSGPPLAGQSAGSASTVIISEQGTSTLAYSAIDGAGNRCATETAIVRIDLTAPTLTIADSSTVSYLARLRLWGADTLSGVSAVGWRIGQEPTATLPVSEALVAYEVPGPHTITAWAIDVAGNRSASVVHTFTVTGPAWIEMLTTSRVLPAWGDPFVLEGRLSAEAGPIAGARVVAQSSSDGVGFSDCSAPVATAADGGFSITVVPGVRAIYRVRSLPGEGVPGVVGPGAWVLPRAFVGTPVAPPKAKVGKPITVSGTLKPRHAVGSKPVRVYLWRLEKGRWKAYGYKNATCANHATYSRYRVSLRLTKAGRWRMRAYHADSGHAASWSKNYDYLQVK
- a CDS encoding type II toxin-antitoxin system VapC family toxin — translated: MSSREAFALDASIGVKWFMDEPGSDASRVLYRRAMDGEILLVAPTHFVHEVLSVVRREFTHRAIPEAWEDMKASGITIVPLEDQVIAEAATQCAALGCSFYDALAPACASLLGATLVSADACAHGAYPGALIIT
- a CDS encoding ribbon-helix-helix domain-containing protein — protein: MTARVTISLPDELLARLDAEADAAGVPRSELVQESLATYLGKTADERERDARRARGLAALESMRTFHLRYPINDDRPSLEILREIRETDDSAPLRYAHDGERE